One genomic segment of Helianthus annuus cultivar XRQ/B chromosome 14, HanXRQr2.0-SUNRISE, whole genome shotgun sequence includes these proteins:
- the LOC110901434 gene encoding uncharacterized protein LOC110901434: protein MAETKQGLNDKLEEWRATLEGSGLRISLSKTEYLYCEFSEVNDDDDTHVSVDGHKVPQTTKSKYLGSFVQMDGEIDSDVVHCIQARWCRWRATTRLLDHQYDIGTQDGGSKDEDVKMDVWAYKREKWDLHMVFIDLEKAYDIVPRRVIWDSLECRGVPKKYIDIIKDIYVRTETSVRALVGDTDFFPVEVGLHQGSALSPFLFAVVLDELSKPSIQEPVPRCLLFADDIVLVGDSKQSLNERLEEWRATLEGKGLRICRSKIEYLYCNCNASHICTFPI from the exons ATGGCAGAGACTAAACAAGGCTTGAATGACAAATTAGAGGAGTGGCGAGCAACTTTAGAGGGCAGCGGTTTAAGGATTAGTCTCTCTAAGACTGAGTATCTTTATTGTGAGTTTAGTGAGGTAAATGACGACGACGATACTCATGTTTCCGTTGACGGTCATAAGGTTCCGCAGACAACTAAGTCCAAATATTTAGGATCGTTTGTACAAATGGATGGGGAGATAGATAGTGATGTTGTTCATTGCATCCAGGCTAGATGGTGTAGGTGGAGAGCAACCACTAG ACTGCTGGACCATCAATATGACATAGGCACACAAGATGGAGGTAGCAAAGATGAGGATGTTAAGATGGATGTGTGGGCATACAAG AGAGAAAAATGGGATCTACATATGGTGTTTATTGACCTTGAAAAGGCTTATGACATTGTACCACGTAGGGTGATTTGGGATAGTTTGGAGTGTAGAGGGGTTCCTAAAAAGTATATAGATATAATTAAGGATATATATGTTAGGACTGAAACTAGTGTGCGGGCACTTGTTGGGGATACAGATTTTTTCCCCGTGGAGGTAGGACTCCATCAAGGGTCTGCGTTGAGTCCGTTTCTGTTTGCAGTTGTCCTGGATGAGTTATCAAAGCCGTCGATTCAAGAGCCAGTTCCACGGTGTTTGCTTTTTGCGGATGATATTGTTTTAGTTGGAGATAGTAAACAAAGCTTAAATGAAAGGTTAGAGGAGTGGCGCGCAACCTTAGAAGGCAAAGGTTTAAGGATTTGTCGTTCCAAGATTGAGTATCTATACTGTAATTGTAACGCTTCGCATATTTGTACTTTCCCGATTTAG